The following are encoded in a window of Campylobacterota bacterium genomic DNA:
- a CDS encoding CCA tRNA nucleotidyltransferase codes for MNVSLEKFDHYFKRIEPILKSLKEAGGRAYLVGGCVRDLVLGIDLKDLDIEVHGLQAEQLEHVLARHGTVMLVGKKFGVYKIARDDVDWSLPRADSKGRKPDVAVDPDMGIEQACRRRDVTMNAMAIDLHQVLEDHQQTKKLYRASVIDPYGGLDAIKNKSLRAVDQQLFLEDPLRFFRVMQFIGRFQMQPDQALNDLCKTMQLWDSVTDSPLARERIFEEIKKMLLKSRQPSRGFRWLASIGRLEQTFPELHELIGCYQRPDYHPEGDVFEHTMQAIDAAATSKLYQETERMSCEQEKFMIMLGVLCHDLGKPAVADEQGRAIGHEKTGLEPAKKLLGRLTDDIFLHKAVRKIVRHHLYPFQLVDAGAKLPAYKRLANRLAPEVSMRQLGIVCLSDYQGRNGVGSLPLESGQEKYDAFLEQAGRAHVVDRPEEPVLLGRHLLDLVAPGPEMGKLLKQAYEIQIEQGITDIEELKKMVLGKKYK; via the coding sequence ATGAATGTTTCACTTGAAAAGTTTGATCATTATTTCAAGCGGATTGAGCCAATCTTAAAGTCGCTAAAAGAGGCTGGTGGTCGTGCATATTTGGTTGGTGGATGCGTTCGGGACCTTGTGCTTGGCATTGATCTTAAAGATTTAGATATTGAAGTACATGGTTTGCAGGCAGAGCAACTGGAGCATGTGCTGGCAAGGCATGGCACAGTTATGCTGGTTGGTAAAAAATTTGGTGTCTATAAAATAGCTCGTGACGATGTTGACTGGTCGCTGCCGCGTGCTGACAGCAAAGGTCGCAAGCCCGATGTGGCCGTTGATCCAGACATGGGTATTGAGCAGGCATGTCGCCGGCGCGATGTTACCATGAATGCAATGGCGATTGATTTACATCAAGTGCTTGAGGACCATCAGCAGACAAAAAAACTTTATCGGGCGAGCGTGATTGATCCATACGGTGGCCTTGATGCGATAAAAAACAAAAGTCTACGTGCAGTTGACCAGCAGTTGTTTTTGGAAGATCCTCTTCGCTTCTTTCGTGTGATGCAATTTATTGGTCGCTTTCAGATGCAGCCGGACCAAGCCCTCAATGATTTATGTAAAACAATGCAGTTGTGGGATAGCGTGACAGACAGTCCGCTTGCACGTGAGCGTATTTTTGAAGAAATAAAAAAGATGCTACTTAAGTCGCGCCAACCATCACGAGGTTTTCGGTGGCTTGCCTCGATCGGGCGTCTTGAACAAACGTTTCCTGAACTGCATGAGCTCATTGGTTGCTATCAGCGGCCGGACTATCACCCTGAAGGTGATGTATTTGAGCATACCATGCAGGCTATCGATGCTGCAGCTACAAGTAAGCTTTACCAAGAGACAGAGCGTATGAGCTGCGAGCAAGAAAAATTTATGATCATGCTTGGGGTGCTCTGTCATGATCTTGGCAAACCGGCTGTTGCTGACGAGCAGGGGCGTGCCATTGGGCATGAAAAGACAGGGCTTGAGCCAGCAAAAAAATTACTTGGTCGATTAACTGATGACATTTTCTTGCATAAAGCGGTACGAAAAATTGTTCGCCACCATTTGTATCCATTTCAGCTTGTCGATGCTGGAGCAAAATTGCCAGCCTACAAGCGCTTGGCAAATCGTCTTGCTCCAGAAGTGAGTATGCGCCAGCTTGGCATTGTTTGTTTGTCAGATTATCAAGGTCGCAATGGTGTTGGCAGTCTGCCCCTTGAAAGTGGACAAGAAAAGTACGATGCTTTTCTTGAACAGGCGGGCAGGGCGCATGTCGTTGATCGTCCAGAAGAGCCAGTATTGCTTGGTCGTCATCTACTTGATTTGGTTGCTCCCGGGCCAGAAATGGGCAAGCTGCTCAAACAAGCGTATGAGATTCAGATTGAACAGGGCATTACCGACATCGAAGAACTCAAAAAAATGGTTTTGGGTAAAAAGTATAAGTAA
- the uvrB gene encoding excinuclease ABC subunit UvrB, with product MSKSSIFHLKAPYKPAGSQPQAIEQLNTGRPCKSTLLGVTGSGKTFTLANVIAQQNKPVLVLSPNKTLAAQLYEEFSLFFPDNKVCYFVSYYDYYQPESYLPAQDIYIPKETKVNAEIERLRVEATASIINRPDTIVVASVSAIYSLGNPADYREMSFSIKVGQKLSRKELIDQLITTQYKRNDVDLTAAGNFKVVGSTITINVPYMHDNLRIELFGEEIELIELVDKQEHKVLRTLKDFLIFPAKHFITPQDKRESAIAQIENDLEHEVATMTNPLYKERLQTRINHDVDMLKQTGYCTGIENYSRYFDGRKPGEAPYTLFDFFDENFLLIIDESHITVPQFRGMYNGDRARKKALIEYGFRLNSAFDNRPLKFDEIERFFNNVIFVSATPGPYELEKSDHIAQQIVRPTGIIDPPIEIVGREGQLTHLMEQIQQTNKKGWRTLITVLTKKAAETLAKYLEQQKIKVCYMHSEIKTPERTKLLYKLRTGVFDCLVGINLLREGLDLPEVGLVAIMDADIEGFLRDERSLIQTIGRAARNTESKVILYADKVTGSMKGALAEAKRRRDAQAAYNKEHGITPKNVARDVKQSITQLQERIAKASAASKTRQIRKPKNAEQAQALIQELEIEMQQAAEELDFEKAIALRDKILGLRKTFGDELKQT from the coding sequence ATGTCAAAGTCTAGCATCTTCCATTTAAAAGCTCCTTACAAACCAGCTGGCTCACAGCCACAAGCAATCGAGCAGCTCAATACCGGCAGACCCTGCAAGTCAACCCTTTTGGGGGTCACAGGTTCTGGCAAGACGTTTACACTGGCAAATGTCATTGCTCAGCAAAACAAGCCCGTACTGGTGCTTTCGCCCAATAAAACGTTGGCCGCACAGCTGTATGAAGAGTTCTCACTCTTTTTTCCCGACAACAAAGTTTGTTATTTTGTCTCGTACTATGACTATTATCAACCAGAATCATACCTACCAGCACAAGACATTTACATCCCAAAAGAGACCAAGGTTAATGCCGAAATTGAACGGCTACGCGTAGAAGCAACTGCATCAATTATTAACCGACCAGACACTATTGTTGTCGCGTCAGTCTCTGCTATCTACTCGCTTGGTAACCCGGCTGACTATCGAGAAATGTCTTTTAGTATTAAAGTTGGGCAAAAACTTTCACGCAAAGAATTGATTGATCAACTCATCACTACGCAGTACAAACGCAACGACGTTGACCTGACCGCTGCCGGCAACTTTAAGGTCGTTGGCAGTACCATCACCATCAACGTACCCTACATGCACGACAATTTGCGCATTGAGCTGTTTGGTGAGGAAATCGAGCTGATTGAACTTGTTGACAAGCAAGAGCACAAGGTACTGCGCACACTCAAAGATTTTCTTATTTTTCCTGCAAAGCATTTTATCACACCACAAGACAAGCGAGAGTCTGCTATTGCTCAAATTGAAAATGATCTTGAGCATGAAGTTGCTACAATGACCAACCCGCTCTACAAAGAACGCTTGCAAACTCGTATTAATCATGACGTTGATATGCTCAAGCAAACGGGTTACTGTACAGGCATTGAAAATTATTCACGCTATTTTGACGGGCGAAAACCAGGTGAGGCGCCCTACACACTCTTCGACTTTTTTGATGAAAACTTTTTGCTTATCATTGATGAGTCACACATTACCGTGCCACAGTTTCGTGGCATGTACAACGGAGACCGTGCCCGTAAAAAAGCACTCATTGAATACGGCTTTCGTCTAAACTCAGCCTTTGACAACCGACCGCTCAAGTTTGATGAAATTGAGCGTTTCTTTAACAACGTGATTTTTGTCTCAGCAACACCCGGACCATACGAACTTGAAAAATCAGACCACATTGCCCAACAAATTGTACGGCCAACAGGAATTATTGACCCTCCTATTGAAATTGTTGGACGAGAGGGACAGCTCACACACTTGATGGAACAAATCCAACAAACCAATAAAAAAGGCTGGCGCACCTTGATCACGGTGCTCACCAAAAAAGCGGCTGAGACGCTAGCAAAATATCTAGAGCAACAGAAAATTAAAGTCTGCTATATGCACTCTGAAATTAAAACACCTGAACGAACCAAGTTGCTGTATAAACTACGCACTGGGGTTTTTGATTGTTTGGTTGGTATCAACTTGCTGCGTGAAGGCCTTGATCTACCTGAAGTGGGTTTGGTTGCCATTATGGACGCGGACATTGAAGGCTTTTTACGAGATGAACGCTCACTCATCCAGACTATTGGACGTGCAGCACGTAATACCGAGAGCAAGGTTATTTTGTACGCTGACAAAGTGACAGGCTCTATGAAGGGTGCTCTTGCTGAAGCCAAACGACGACGAGATGCCCAAGCGGCTTACAACAAAGAGCACGGTATCACGCCTAAAAATGTCGCACGTGATGTTAAGCAAAGCATTACACAGCTGCAAGAACGTATTGCCAAAGCATCGGCCGCATCAAAAACACGCCAAATCAGAAAACCTAAAAACGCTGAACAAGCACAAGCGCTTATTCAAGAACTTGAAATTGAAATGCAACAGGCTGCTGAAGAACTTGATTTTGAAAAGGCTATTGCATTGCGTGATAAAATTTTGGGATTGCGTAAAACATTTGGTGATGAACTAAAACAAACGTAA
- a CDS encoding MerR family transcriptional regulator → MAKWYVKDLSQLTGVSVQTLHHYDRIGLLKPSVRRPNGYRLYSEDDLLRLEQIIALKFFGFELSQIKEFLAGNAGTLEHFTVQAKLLEQKANKLLEASTVLNSVIADVSDDKSIPWENIITLIKGYRMIQELEHSWVKEIFTPDELKQYATFESEMVSNASPQQMAAFQKNWSNLVSEINKNLDTDPSSATGIAIGKKCMDLINSVYGKKYAHLRTKKFKQGFLQGKGLDEISLTPKAVAWLDKATTAYWQDRIYKVLSKVGSGSSDETIYMLWSSLLDELCGEDDHHKKEVYDIAIADAKVSKAAKEWLKALRKLITSSRHLL, encoded by the coding sequence ATGGCCAAATGGTACGTTAAAGACTTAAGTCAGCTGACTGGTGTATCTGTGCAAACACTACACCACTACGATCGTATTGGTTTGCTAAAACCAAGTGTAAGACGACCTAATGGCTATCGTTTGTACTCTGAGGATGATTTATTACGTCTTGAGCAAATTATCGCTTTAAAATTCTTTGGGTTTGAGTTGTCTCAAATCAAAGAGTTTTTGGCTGGCAATGCGGGGACTCTTGAGCATTTCACCGTTCAAGCAAAGCTACTGGAACAAAAAGCAAACAAATTGCTTGAGGCAAGTACTGTGCTTAACAGTGTTATCGCAGATGTCTCTGACGATAAATCTATCCCTTGGGAAAACATTATTACGTTAATTAAAGGATATCGTATGATACAAGAACTTGAGCATTCCTGGGTTAAAGAAATTTTTACCCCAGACGAATTAAAACAGTATGCAACATTTGAGTCTGAAATGGTAAGCAACGCAAGCCCCCAACAAATGGCTGCATTTCAAAAAAACTGGTCCAACCTGGTAAGCGAGATTAATAAAAATCTTGATACTGATCCAAGCTCTGCAACAGGCATTGCCATTGGTAAAAAATGTATGGATCTGATCAACAGCGTGTATGGTAAAAAATATGCCCATCTGCGCACCAAGAAATTCAAGCAAGGTTTTTTACAGGGCAAGGGCCTTGATGAAATAAGCCTGACCCCAAAAGCAGTTGCCTGGCTTGATAAAGCAACAACTGCGTACTGGCAAGACCGCATCTACAAGGTTTTAAGCAAGGTAGGGTCTGGCAGCTCAGATGAAACAATTTACATGCTTTGGAGCAGCCTACTAGATGAACTATGCGGTGAAGATGACCATCATAAAAAGGAAGTTTATGACATCGCAATAGCAGATGCCAAGGTCAGCAAGGCTGCAAAAGAATGGCTCAAAGCATTACGCAAACTCATCACAAGTAGCCGCCATCTTTTATAA
- a CDS encoding type II toxin-antitoxin system death-on-curing family toxin — protein sequence MTHFLTQQQVLYLHNTSLILYGGSSGIRSTELLSSALAQPQAQFGNQLLHATVYEQASAYLFHIIKNHPFVDGNKRTALLCWLVFLKLNGHACTLNHDQLFALAIGASSSRIDKKMLHDILATNNVTTAAAKETT from the coding sequence ATGACACACTTTCTAACGCAACAGCAAGTACTGTACTTGCACAACACTTCATTAATACTGTATGGTGGTAGCTCAGGCATTCGTAGCACAGAGCTGCTGAGCTCAGCACTCGCTCAACCACAAGCACAGTTTGGCAACCAACTACTGCATGCAACAGTCTATGAACAAGCAAGTGCATACCTGTTTCACATCATTAAAAACCACCCGTTTGTTGATGGCAACAAACGCACCGCTTTGTTGTGCTGGCTTGTATTTTTAAAACTTAACGGGCATGCATGCACACTCAATCATGATCAACTATTTGCTTTGGCCATAGGAGCATCAAGTTCGCGAATTGACAAAAAGATGCTTCATGACATTTTGGCTACCAACAATGTGACCACAGCAGCAGCCAAAGAAACCACATAA
- the pheT gene encoding phenylalanine--tRNA ligase subunit beta, producing the protein MKLSLAWIFDHIDASWQDIKVDHLVSLFNTKVAEIEEFYHVNFDLSSFFIGTIKQRNGSTWALDIAELGIQAQLPEREAPVPVNADEATIGFIVKKTGDSFAWATLADFKVDKDGLLPALYVPTDQQAGAWRNKFACEDIIIDIDNKSITHRPDMWGHRGFAREIAALLNLPFLPGSNFLQQHPVKTFEKKSTTTEQMPFTIENQAPELCSRFAGLYFSSVHNKPSDIFMASRLMAVGARPINLLVDLTNYLTHDWSQPVHAYDADKIGNKSVVIRRAKNEEELLLLGDEKLSLTTEDLVIADAQHAMCLAGVKGGFDSSVSEQTTKLFFEAANFDAESTRRSSQRNKVRTDSSARFEKTLDSMQTTQAISRFLSLAKQFGMDATPAEHMVVVGAEPKPVSLDVSHEFLEQRSGISLSSKDVVQVLEKIEFGVQSRQEDGKTVYHIDVPSFRASKDVDIKEDILEEVVRFYGFDKVPLVMPRLLRRPFNLAPIMRRRKIKQFLAQAAGMIEQQNYTFFDEQFLSQLELTLPHSVEVANPISDNYVRLASSIIPALLKNIADNHVHHDKLSFFELSNVWLGAQDNAIEQQTLAGIFFAKRSDVDFYECKTTLNHLFTHLDFATANIRWKKPTGTLAPWFRSNRSADIFIGEQKLGTAGNIDQLLLKKLDIGTQADAFVFELNAELLINTKPTQKRYQHLSKFQDTYFDISLLAPLTLTQVELDTALQKTDALITRVELIDFFEKDEWTDVRSLTFRVWLGHDQKTLLKQDIDTVHKKAIETVQALGAQARTE; encoded by the coding sequence ATGAAACTATCACTTGCATGGATTTTTGACCACATTGACGCATCATGGCAGGACATCAAAGTTGACCACCTCGTCAGCCTTTTCAACACTAAGGTTGCAGAGATCGAAGAGTTTTATCACGTCAATTTCGATCTTAGTTCATTTTTTATTGGTACCATCAAACAAAGGAATGGCTCAACGTGGGCGCTGGACATTGCCGAACTTGGCATCCAAGCACAACTGCCAGAGCGCGAAGCTCCAGTCCCTGTAAATGCGGATGAGGCTACCATCGGCTTCATAGTCAAAAAGACTGGTGATAGCTTTGCCTGGGCAACGCTTGCCGATTTCAAAGTAGATAAAGACGGCTTGCTACCAGCCCTTTATGTGCCAACTGATCAACAGGCTGGTGCCTGGCGTAACAAATTTGCATGTGAAGACATTATTATCGATATTGACAACAAGTCAATTACTCACAGGCCTGATATGTGGGGACACCGTGGTTTTGCTCGTGAAATTGCCGCGCTGCTCAACCTCCCGTTTCTGCCTGGGTCAAATTTTTTACAACAGCATCCAGTAAAAACATTTGAAAAAAAATCTACCACAACTGAGCAGATGCCATTTACTATAGAAAATCAAGCACCTGAGTTGTGCTCACGCTTTGCAGGCCTTTATTTCAGCTCAGTACACAATAAACCGTCTGACATTTTTATGGCTAGCAGACTGATGGCCGTTGGTGCACGTCCTATAAATTTGCTTGTTGATTTAACCAACTACCTAACCCATGATTGGTCACAACCAGTGCATGCATATGACGCTGACAAAATTGGAAATAAATCCGTTGTCATCAGACGTGCTAAAAATGAAGAAGAGTTGCTGCTACTTGGTGATGAGAAACTGTCTCTAACCACAGAAGATCTTGTTATTGCAGATGCACAACATGCAATGTGTCTTGCCGGCGTAAAAGGCGGTTTTGACAGCAGCGTATCAGAACAAACAACAAAACTGTTTTTTGAAGCTGCAAACTTTGATGCTGAGTCAACACGCCGCAGTTCACAGCGCAACAAAGTAAGAACAGACTCGTCAGCACGCTTTGAAAAAACGCTTGACTCAATGCAAACAACGCAGGCGATTTCTCGTTTTCTTTCACTAGCAAAACAATTTGGTATGGACGCTACACCAGCAGAACACATGGTTGTTGTTGGCGCAGAACCAAAACCTGTCAGTCTTGATGTCTCGCACGAGTTTTTAGAGCAACGCTCCGGCATTAGCCTCAGCTCAAAAGACGTTGTACAAGTTCTTGAAAAAATTGAATTCGGCGTACAGTCAAGGCAGGAAGATGGCAAAACAGTCTACCACATTGATGTACCATCATTTCGTGCAAGCAAAGACGTTGATATTAAAGAAGATATCTTAGAAGAAGTTGTCAGGTTTTACGGCTTTGACAAAGTGCCGCTGGTAATGCCACGTCTACTTCGTCGTCCTTTTAATCTTGCCCCGATTATGCGTCGCAGAAAGATAAAACAATTTTTAGCACAAGCAGCAGGCATGATTGAACAACAAAATTATACATTCTTTGACGAACAATTTCTGAGCCAACTTGAGCTTACACTCCCACACAGCGTGGAAGTTGCAAATCCAATTTCTGATAATTACGTTCGCCTTGCAAGCAGCATCATACCAGCTCTGCTAAAAAATATTGCAGACAATCATGTCCATCATGACAAGCTTTCATTTTTTGAGTTAAGCAACGTCTGGCTTGGAGCACAAGATAACGCAATTGAGCAACAAACCCTTGCAGGCATATTTTTTGCAAAGCGTTCTGACGTTGATTTTTACGAATGCAAAACAACACTAAACCATTTATTCACACATCTTGATTTTGCAACAGCTAACATACGCTGGAAAAAACCTACTGGCACGTTAGCCCCATGGTTTAGATCAAACCGCAGCGCTGATATTTTTATTGGCGAGCAAAAACTTGGCACAGCAGGCAACATTGACCAACTACTTTTGAAAAAACTTGATATTGGCACGCAAGCGGATGCATTTGTTTTTGAATTAAACGCAGAATTACTCATTAATACCAAGCCCACACAAAAGCGCTACCAACACCTGTCAAAGTTTCAAGATACCTACTTTGACATTTCACTGTTGGCGCCGCTTACACTCACACAAGTCGAACTTGACACAGCGCTCCAAAAAACCGATGCACTTATCACACGTGTTGAACTCATCGACTTTTTCGAAAAAGATGAATGGACCGACGTTCGTTCATTGACCTTTCGCGTATGGCTTGGTCATGATCAAAAAACATTACTCAAACAAGATATTGATACTGTCCATAAAAAAGCCATAGAAACCGTGCAAGCGCTTGGTGCTCAAGCACGAACAGAATAA
- the lspA gene encoding signal peptidase II, with protein MKRQHVIWYVGLFSLAFVCDRLTKMWALYSLADQAITIGPFLTFELEWNKGVSFGLFSQLSSHTAYYALMTSIGLCCLFFMYLACSNYKKQINVLSEVLVLAGALSNVVDRFTYGAVIDFIQIHAGTWYWPTFNVADACIVVGIFGILLRELVLAEPDESLFG; from the coding sequence ATGAAGCGTCAACACGTCATCTGGTATGTCGGGTTATTTTCACTCGCCTTTGTGTGCGACCGTTTAACAAAGATGTGGGCATTGTACTCACTTGCTGACCAAGCAATTACCATAGGGCCATTTCTTACTTTTGAACTGGAATGGAACAAGGGTGTTTCGTTTGGGCTTTTTTCTCAACTATCATCACATACCGCCTACTACGCACTTATGACGAGTATCGGTCTGTGTTGTCTGTTTTTTATGTACCTTGCTTGTTCAAACTATAAAAAGCAAATTAATGTCCTCTCAGAAGTTTTAGTTCTTGCTGGAGCTTTGTCAAACGTTGTTGATCGGTTTACCTATGGTGCCGTGATCGACTTCATTCAAATTCATGCCGGGACATGGTATTGGCCAACATTTAACGTTGCAGATGCATGCATAGTCGTTGGCATTTTTGGTATATTGCTGCGCGAGCTTGTCCTTGCAGAGCCAGACGAATCACTCTTTGGTTAA
- a CDS encoding ComF family protein, whose translation MSLIASALQFLYPPYCRSCQKLVPAHDVLCSTCINTLKPVVSLHLPIAKTQTLRIFSVGAYSGALHDLVVKKFSQDTLASKQLGQLIVRFTPVSTMLYDYAVPIPLHWTRYAQRGFNQACEIGAVVAHNLDIPLLPLLRRKKRTLFQSQLGQKQRQQNVADAFAPAWWYSKNIEKYVRGKNILLVDDLCTTGSTLVSAAKVLYKAQPASITAVVAARAI comes from the coding sequence ATGTCTTTAATTGCGTCGGCTCTTCAATTTTTGTATCCGCCATATTGCAGGTCATGCCAAAAACTAGTTCCCGCTCATGATGTATTGTGCTCTACATGCATCAACACACTCAAGCCGGTCGTATCTCTACACCTGCCAATCGCAAAAACACAAACACTCCGAATTTTTTCGGTAGGAGCTTACAGCGGTGCACTTCATGATCTTGTTGTTAAAAAATTTAGTCAGGACACACTTGCCAGCAAACAACTCGGTCAATTAATTGTAAGATTCACGCCAGTCAGCACGATGCTGTATGACTACGCTGTTCCAATTCCGCTCCACTGGACACGCTACGCACAACGCGGTTTTAACCAGGCATGTGAAATCGGCGCCGTCGTTGCCCACAACCTAGATATTCCTTTACTACCACTACTGCGCAGAAAAAAGCGTACCCTGTTTCAATCACAGCTTGGCCAAAAACAACGCCAACAAAATGTTGCTGATGCCTTTGCTCCTGCATGGTGGTACAGCAAGAATATTGAAAAATATGTAAGGGGAAAAAACATTCTGCTCGTTGACGACTTGTGCACAACTGGTTCAACACTGGTCAGTGCTGCAAAAGTACTGTACAAAGCACAACCCGCTTCAATTACCGCCGTCGTTGCCGCTCGTGCTATCTAA
- a CDS encoding HAD family phosphatase translates to MIYIKKRVKAIIFDMDGTIIKTEDIWQNAVTDVLAEYDIHFNDPDDAVFLREMSGISLQTAVERIKAKFNLPVSGQELAQKKVNLVNERFDQYIEFVNGFKAFHKTLQTHQMPSAIATNSPPENLKRLVDKLRLDKFFGKNIYSVADVGFRPKPDPALFLHAADRLGALPEDCVVFEDSLAGFTAAKEAGIKCIAIKSAYNERHREHVHHAIDDYDQALDALRKIVSGKD, encoded by the coding sequence ATGATCTACATCAAAAAAAGAGTCAAAGCCATTATTTTCGACATGGATGGTACCATCATTAAAACGGAGGATATCTGGCAAAATGCCGTGACTGATGTTTTAGCAGAATATGATATTCATTTTAACGATCCCGATGACGCAGTTTTTTTGCGCGAAATGTCGGGTATTTCTCTCCAGACAGCAGTAGAGCGAATTAAAGCAAAATTTAATTTACCAGTATCAGGACAAGAGCTTGCGCAGAAAAAAGTAAACTTGGTTAATGAACGCTTTGATCAGTATATAGAATTTGTTAATGGGTTTAAGGCGTTTCATAAAACATTGCAGACTCATCAAATGCCAAGTGCGATTGCAACAAATTCCCCGCCAGAAAATCTTAAACGATTAGTTGATAAGCTTCGTCTAGATAAATTTTTTGGCAAAAATATTTATTCAGTGGCAGATGTTGGCTTCAGACCTAAGCCAGATCCTGCACTTTTTTTGCACGCTGCTGATCGTCTTGGTGCGTTGCCAGAAGATTGTGTAGTCTTTGAAGACTCGCTTGCTGGATTTACTGCAGCAAAAGAAGCGGGCATCAAATGTATTGCCATCAAGAGTGCTTACAATGAGCGACATCGCGAACACGTACATCATGCCATTGATGATTACGATCAAGCGCTTGATGCTTTACGTAAAATTGTTTCAGGCAAAGATTAA